Part of the Actinomycetes bacterium genome is shown below.
TTCATGCAATTGACGACTACTACGGAATAACCACCTTTCCATTTGTTCCAGGTCATGAGATAGTCGGATATATATCATCTGTGGGAGAAGCAGTATCTGGTATGAAAGTAGGAGACCGGGTTGCCATAGGGTGGCAGGGGCGTTCGTGCGGAAAGTGCGAGTGGTGCTTGAAAGGAGAAGAACAATTCTGTATGGATATTGTCCAATCGGGAACATGGGTACCCTACGGAGGATTCTCATCTTCTGTGGTTGTAGATTACCGTTTTGCATATAAAATACCTGATGCTATGCCCTCCGAAGTAGCTGCTGTTCTCACATGTGCCGGTATTACGGTTTACAACCCACTTCAATTATACGCCACCAGACCCGCTCAGAAGATCGGTATTATAAGTGTTGGTGGACTTGGACATCTGGCAATACAGTTTGCACATGCCTTAGAGTACGAGGTAACCGCTATTTCCTCATCACCGGAGAAGGAAAAGCAGGCTTTAGCCTTTGGTGCAGACCATTTTATCGTTTCAGATGACCAGGCAAGCTTAAACCAGCTTGAATTCATTTTCGACCTGCTGCTTTGTACTGCTTCAGGAAAGATTAACTGGGAAGCGTTACTTAATACTTTAAAGAAAAAGGGCAAATTTATTCTGGTAGGTTTCCAGGATCTGGAGCTTAATTCAACTGACCTTGTGGCGCACCAACTGTCTATTACCGGATCTTTTATAGGTAGCCGGACCACAATGCAGGAGATGTTCTTGTTCGCACAAGCCCATGGGATAAAGCCTGCTATCGAAATGATGCCCATGTCAAAGGTAAATGAAGCACTTCAAAGAGTAAAGGAAAATAAGGCTCGTTACAGGATTGTACTGGTCAATGATGATGTAAATGATTAATTTATCATTGCAAAATCTAATTCTGGTTAAAAATGTCCTCATCTGCAGTCATTATTGCGGTTCTAACATTGCGTACAGTGGCCAGCCACTTTCAGACATTTATTTCATAGAAATCTTAATAATATTCATTTAGTTAGGATAAATTAAGACTTCATATTTAAAAAGATTAAAAATATATATCTGGCTTTAAAGTAAATACTCTCCCAATGGCCAGGATAAAGCCGGCCATAATACTGTTAATCATAATTATGCTAACAGGTTATACTAAAAAGTGTAAGGAAGTAGTAAAACATGAACAGAGTCATACATTTTGAGATTCACGCCGCAGACCCTGAAAGTTTAGGCAAATTTTATACTAATGTTTTCGGATGGGAAATCAAGGAATGGATTATTCCAGGGGTTAAAGATGAGAACCGTTACTGGGAAGTAATGACTGCTCCCGAGAAGTCAAAAGAGCCTGGTATAAATGGGGGTTTAGTATTTCGAAAAGGCCCACTGCCACAGGGTGTAGAACCATTAACTGCTTTTATATGTACAATTCAAGTTTCAAGTGTCGATGAATATTTAAAAAAGGTAACTGAGGCAGGAGGAAGTATAAGCCTACCTAAAATGCCAATTCCAGGTCTGGCTTGGCTTGCTTACTGTAAAGACCCTGAAGGGAATATTTTCGGCATTTATGAAGAAGATAAAAATGCAATATAGATTGCTGACATTTATAGTAAAAAATAACAAGTAATTTATTGTTTAGAGAAAGGAAGTAAAATATGAAATATATTGATGGCTTTGTTTTAGCAGTGCCAAAGGAAAAACTTAAAGATTATCAAAATATGGCCGAGACAGCCGGAAAAATCTGGAAAAAGTATGGTGCTCTTGAATACTTTGAAGCTGTAGGCAATGATTTAAATCCAAAGATGGCTGGGATTAATTTCTCTCAAACTGTTAGAGCCAAACCTGATGAGACTGTTATTTTCTCTTTCATTGTGTTTAAGTCAAAGCAACATAGAGATAGTGTTAATGAGAAAGTAATGAAAGATCCCGTTATGAATGACCCAGAATATAGGGACAAGCCAATGCCTTTTGATATGAAGCGTATGGTTTACGGAGGATTCGAGGTTATAGTTGAGATTTGATTTTCCATAATTATTGTCAGAAGTATTTGGTTAAATTAAGATAGAATTTTAAATTATGATTAATTTTTTGAATGGCCATATAAAAAAGATAATCGATTAAAATATATTTGAATGGCTGATAAATTTTTAAAAACACTTTTCTGGTATAAAAATATCTCCATTAAACATCAATAAATTAGTTCTAACTTTGCGTAAGGTGGCCAGCCATTAAGACACATTTAACAAATATATCTTAAAAAATTAGGCTCTTCAAAAGTTATCGTTATTAAGGTCTAATTAGTCTTATTGATATTTTAAAAAATTGATTTCAGGAATAAAAATATCTTCATTTAAGCTTAGAAAATTGGTTCTAACATCGTTTATAGTGAACAGTCAGCAAGATATTTAAATCAAATGAATAAACATTAATTTGTCTATAAACACAATTTTTGACCCAGTTCAAATGCTTCCTGTATTTTATCTGGGTTATTTTTTATTTCCCCTGCTTTTTCAGCACATGCATAAACTATTCCAATAAGAGAGGCATTAACAAAAGCGCATATGTCTTGAAAACTTCTTAAAGGATTGATTCCACCAGAAATAAAGATATCCTTATCACCAAATGTTAAAATAATACCAATTTTTTTCCCTGTTAGTGCGTAGACTTTATCTTTTTCAACTGCATATAGCCTATCAATAAATAATTTAGTTTGAGCGGAAATATTAGCCCAATAAGTGGGGGATGCAAAAACAATTGCATCTGCTTGTGCTACCTTAGAATATAAAGGAATCATGTCATCTTTGATTATACAACTTTTAGTTTTGTTTTTTCTGCAAGCATCGCATGCATCGCAAGGTGAAATTTTTAATTCCTGAAGGTTTATAATTTCAGAAATACCTCCATTTTCATTAGCACCTTTAGCCAAAGTTTGTATAAGGAAAGAACAATTTCCATTTTTTCTTGGACTTCCATTAATTATGAGAATTTTCTGATTTTTCATATTGGTGTATTTATTTAATTTTAATACTAAGAAATAAAATTTATAATTTTCCTTATTGATTTTTGGAATTGAAATTATTATATAATATTTTGAAATTTTATGAAATTAGATTGTTTAGATTAAATTTACCGACAAACTCTATAAATATAATTATTTACTTAAAGAGTTGGTTCTAAATTTCACTACTTGGGACAGTAACAAATAGTAGGTTTTAAGCAGTAATTAACCTATAATGCTCAATTCTAGTATAAAAATATCCTCATTCAAACCCAATAATATAGTTCTAACTCTGTCCACAGTCCCCAGCCACTTGTTATAAATCTTTTCTAAACCGCCCTCTTTCCTAACCGTCTAAATTTATTAAACTATTACTGTCTGTTTATAATACAAATGTTAATAATGAAAGCGTAAGACAAACGTTATGGACATAAGAAACCTCAAGATAAAAATATCTGTATTTCTAATTTTCATACTTATCTCCTGGCTGGCAGGGTAGTCCCTAATACATGCTTCTGATGCTAAATCAAACTCTGGGACTGAAGAACCTGCCG
Proteins encoded:
- a CDS encoding NAD(P)-dependent alcohol dehydrogenase produces the protein MPSSTIQGYAAKSVGQSLEPFTFESAELGENDVRVSISHCGVCHTDIHAIDDYYGITTFPFVPGHEIVGYISSVGEAVSGMKVGDRVAIGWQGRSCGKCEWCLKGEEQFCMDIVQSGTWVPYGGFSSSVVVDYRFAYKIPDAMPSEVAAVLTCAGITVYNPLQLYATRPAQKIGIISVGGLGHLAIQFAHALEYEVTAISSSPEKEKQALAFGADHFIVSDDQASLNQLEFIFDLLLCTASGKINWEALLNTLKKKGKFILVGFQDLELNSTDLVAHQLSITGSFIGSRTTMQEMFLFAQAHGIKPAIEMMPMSKVNEALQRVKENKARYRIVLVNDDVND
- a CDS encoding VOC family protein encodes the protein MNRVIHFEIHAADPESLGKFYTNVFGWEIKEWIIPGVKDENRYWEVMTAPEKSKEPGINGGLVFRKGPLPQGVEPLTAFICTIQVSSVDEYLKKVTEAGGSISLPKMPIPGLAWLAYCKDPEGNIFGIYEEDKNAI
- a CDS encoding DUF1428 domain-containing protein produces the protein MKYIDGFVLAVPKEKLKDYQNMAETAGKIWKKYGALEYFEAVGNDLNPKMAGINFSQTVRAKPDETVIFSFIVFKSKQHRDSVNEKVMKDPVMNDPEYRDKPMPFDMKRMVYGGFEVIVEI
- a CDS encoding flavodoxin family protein, with translation MKNQKILIINGSPRKNGNCSFLIQTLAKGANENGGISEIINLQELKISPCDACDACRKNKTKSCIIKDDMIPLYSKVAQADAIVFASPTYWANISAQTKLFIDRLYAVEKDKVYALTGKKIGIILTFGDKDIFISGGINPLRSFQDICAFVNASLIGIVYACAEKAGEIKNNPDKIQEAFELGQKLCL